In Bifidobacterium sp. ESL0745, one DNA window encodes the following:
- a CDS encoding alpha/beta hydrolase has protein sequence MAHISDEMIDPELRSTGRIIRRVLPYFTPSSIRWANRATRLLNGVNYTHLRYEQRHLRRPDGTSLRICIYRPKPNPSDKTTNANLFFGSVPGILWIHGGGFALESPELEAFYFEKIVDATNAVLVAPDYRKSTEAPYPAALEDCYWTLLWLKDHAKQLGVCSDQLIVAGASAGGNLTAAVSLLARDRKDVNIAFQVPICPMLDDRDTVSSCDNDAPVWNTASNRLCWNMYLRKRRTTGNIPAYAAPARAQDLSGLPPTLSYVGDIEPFHDETVTYMDRLAAAGAETRFRVFPGAFHVFDALVPHAKVSEDATQFLQDGFEYGIKNFLASQS, from the coding sequence ATGGCACATATCAGCGACGAGATGATCGATCCCGAACTACGAAGCACCGGGAGGATAATCCGACGCGTTTTGCCATACTTCACGCCTTCATCAATTCGCTGGGCGAATCGTGCAACGCGGCTGTTGAACGGTGTCAACTACACGCATTTGCGTTATGAGCAGCGGCATTTACGCAGGCCGGACGGCACCAGCCTCCGTATCTGCATTTACCGGCCAAAGCCTAATCCTTCCGACAAAACCACCAACGCAAATTTATTCTTTGGTTCGGTGCCCGGCATCCTATGGATTCACGGTGGAGGATTCGCCCTTGAATCCCCGGAACTTGAGGCTTTTTATTTTGAAAAGATAGTGGACGCCACCAATGCCGTTCTCGTCGCTCCTGATTACCGCAAATCCACCGAGGCACCGTACCCTGCGGCCCTCGAAGATTGCTATTGGACACTGCTGTGGCTGAAAGACCACGCCAAACAGTTGGGCGTGTGTTCAGACCAACTAATCGTCGCAGGAGCCAGCGCGGGCGGCAATCTAACGGCCGCCGTCAGTCTTTTGGCACGGGACCGGAAAGACGTGAATATCGCGTTTCAGGTGCCGATCTGCCCGATGCTGGACGATCGAGACACGGTAAGCTCGTGCGACAACGATGCCCCAGTCTGGAATACTGCTTCAAATCGTCTGTGCTGGAATATGTATCTAAGAAAGCGCAGAACCACTGGTAATATACCGGCGTATGCCGCTCCAGCCAGGGCTCAAGATCTAAGCGGACTGCCGCCGACGCTGAGCTATGTCGGCGATATCGAGCCGTTCCACGATGAAACAGTCACCTACATGGATCGTCTGGCCGCAGCCGGCGCGGAGACAAGATTCCGTGTCTTCCCAGGCGCGTTCCACGTCTTCGACGCGTTGGTGCCCCATGCCAAGGTTTCTGAAGACGCGACTCAATTCTTACAAGATGGCTTCGAATACGGCATCAAAAATTTCTTAGCCTCTCAAAGTTGA